A DNA window from Hymenobacter aquaticus contains the following coding sequences:
- a CDS encoding M28 family peptidase — MKNNRIGLALALAAGLLVASCGPDKKETADTTSTPETPKVAAPSFNADSAYAFTARQVAFGPRVPNTKAHVATGDWLVKQFKSYGLTVKEQPFEVMAFDGKMLRSRNIIAQFAPTAARRIAVFAHWDTRPFADKDKEKKNAPLDGASDGASGVAIVLEMARVLSQQAAAQQPGVGVDFILFDSEDYGYDSSTQSDLKDQLSAQGKDSWCLGSQYWSKNLVPAGYKPSYGILLDMVGAKNAKFSREETSRQYARDVVDKVWNTGAQLGYSDFFLFQDSPGIDDDHVYTNQAGVRTIDIIDHLPVGDDYFPAYHHTTQDNMSVIDKRTLKAVGQTVLQTIYNE, encoded by the coding sequence ATGAAGAATAACAGAATTGGACTGGCCCTGGCGCTGGCCGCGGGGTTGCTCGTGGCCAGCTGCGGCCCGGATAAAAAGGAAACCGCCGACACCACCTCCACGCCCGAGACGCCGAAAGTAGCCGCGCCCAGCTTCAACGCGGATTCGGCCTACGCGTTTACGGCCCGGCAGGTCGCTTTTGGTCCCCGCGTGCCCAACACCAAGGCCCACGTAGCCACCGGCGACTGGCTGGTGAAGCAATTCAAAAGCTATGGCCTGACGGTGAAAGAGCAGCCCTTCGAGGTTATGGCTTTCGACGGCAAGATGCTCCGCTCGCGCAACATCATTGCCCAGTTTGCCCCCACGGCCGCCCGGCGCATTGCCGTGTTTGCCCACTGGGACACGCGCCCCTTCGCCGATAAGGACAAGGAAAAGAAAAACGCCCCCCTCGACGGCGCCAGCGACGGGGCCAGCGGGGTAGCCATTGTCCTGGAAATGGCCCGGGTGCTCAGCCAGCAGGCCGCCGCCCAGCAGCCCGGCGTCGGCGTCGACTTCATCCTGTTCGACTCCGAAGACTACGGCTACGACTCGTCCACCCAAAGCGACCTGAAGGATCAGCTCAGCGCCCAGGGCAAGGACAGCTGGTGTTTGGGCTCCCAGTACTGGTCGAAAAACCTGGTGCCGGCCGGCTACAAGCCCAGCTACGGCATCTTGCTCGACATGGTGGGGGCCAAGAATGCCAAGTTCAGCCGCGAGGAAACGTCCCGGCAGTATGCCCGCGACGTGGTGGATAAAGTGTGGAATACCGGCGCCCAGCTCGGCTACTCCGACTTTTTCCTGTTCCAGGACAGCCCTGGCATCGACGATGACCACGTGTACACCAACCAGGCCGGCGTGCGCACCATCGACATCATCGACCACCTGCCCGTCGGCGACGACTACTTCCCGGCCTACCACCACACCACCCAGGACAACATGAGCGTCATCGACAAGCGCACCCTGAAAGCCGTGGGCCAGACCGTGCTCCAAACGATTTACAACGAGTAG
- a CDS encoding galactose oxidase early set domain-containing protein codes for MRNAIFFGLLLGRMVFPCRAQSLTEMRAAPTSSSVYARQAINLLPGFETTAAGWEARLTRPTNEVGQWSAPFGWTPYARPEGGTGIVGIHTHVLPNGNVFSWEGHNATSVMTMSPAYQWNPSTGTFTSFENSDSNIFCSGHNLMPDGKLLVAGGHHSYGTVFPSPDPLQPPTKVQEGYIGIADANIFDFSTGTWQTPASSHAVPLMAERRWYPTNTSLANGESLAIAGQIHGGNLPAPNAKANPTTQNLIPEVWQTGGGWRRLTGAARRLPLYPMMFGAPDGRVFNAGPNSNTGYLSTTGAGAWQDVGRHQLAHPQAVDLHQYDLGEHEAGTAVMYAPGKILIAGGGGFGGVTRTTELIDLNSASPQFRFGPNMAFGRQHVNATLLPDGTVLVTGGVSAATTVDADAVLSAEIWTPPTATAPDGSWRTVAAMKVPRLYHSTAVLLPDGRVLSAGGGEGGGFTAHYDAEIYSPPYLFNGPRPSVGGVPPAVGYGQSFILPTPDYARITRVTWVRLSSVTHSFNMNQRFAESSFTQTTNGLTVTAPPDANACPPGHYLLFLLDGNGIPSVGNIVKIGPSNCAAAVALSTAPRNSNNCAAMMRVSAAGTNLGTDYRWTIDGYYQPSYDGRTSIEVYLGTEAPSATVAVAVTSSCGGSAATSTQRVTHYFPKCDLK; via the coding sequence ATGCGCAACGCTATATTTTTTGGCCTCCTGTTGGGTAGGATGGTCTTCCCTTGCCGCGCCCAATCACTCACAGAGATGCGAGCGGCTCCTACTTCTTCATCGGTCTACGCCCGCCAAGCTATCAACCTGCTACCGGGCTTCGAAACCACTGCTGCCGGGTGGGAAGCCCGGCTTACCCGCCCAACTAATGAGGTGGGCCAATGGTCGGCCCCGTTTGGCTGGACTCCCTATGCAAGGCCGGAGGGCGGCACCGGAATCGTGGGCATTCATACGCATGTGCTGCCCAACGGGAATGTTTTTTCCTGGGAAGGACATAATGCCACCAGTGTGATGACTATGTCGCCTGCCTATCAATGGAATCCATCTACTGGCACTTTTACATCATTTGAAAATTCTGATAGCAACATCTTCTGTAGTGGGCATAATCTGATGCCGGATGGCAAGCTGCTGGTGGCGGGAGGGCATCATTCTTACGGCACTGTATTTCCTTCCCCAGACCCGTTACAGCCTCCTACTAAAGTGCAAGAGGGCTATATTGGTATTGCCGACGCTAACATCTTCGACTTCAGCACGGGCACCTGGCAAACGCCTGCTTCCTCGCACGCTGTGCCGCTAATGGCCGAGCGCCGCTGGTACCCTACGAATACCTCGCTGGCAAATGGGGAGTCTCTCGCTATTGCGGGGCAGATACACGGAGGTAATTTACCAGCACCAAATGCCAAAGCTAACCCGACCACCCAGAATCTCATTCCCGAAGTCTGGCAAACCGGCGGCGGGTGGCGACGGCTTACCGGGGCTGCGCGGCGGCTGCCGCTCTACCCGATGATGTTTGGGGCCCCGGACGGGCGCGTGTTCAATGCCGGGCCCAACAGTAATACCGGTTATCTGAGCACTACCGGCGCGGGCGCTTGGCAAGATGTGGGCCGACATCAACTGGCGCATCCGCAGGCGGTGGACTTGCACCAATACGACCTGGGCGAGCACGAAGCAGGCACGGCTGTGATGTACGCGCCCGGCAAAATCCTGATTGCGGGTGGGGGTGGCTTCGGGGGCGTTACGCGCACCACGGAGCTTATCGACCTGAACAGTGCTAGCCCGCAGTTCCGTTTCGGGCCCAACATGGCTTTTGGACGCCAGCACGTTAATGCCACGCTGCTGCCCGATGGGACGGTGCTGGTGACGGGCGGCGTGTCAGCGGCTACTACCGTGGATGCCGATGCCGTTCTGTCGGCTGAAATCTGGACGCCGCCCACTGCCACGGCTCCCGACGGCTCGTGGCGTACGGTGGCGGCTATGAAAGTTCCACGCCTCTATCATTCCACGGCCGTGCTACTGCCCGACGGAAGGGTGCTCTCGGCCGGCGGCGGCGAAGGAGGTGGTTTCACGGCGCATTACGACGCGGAAATCTACAGCCCACCCTACCTGTTCAATGGCCCACGGCCTAGTGTCGGCGGTGTGCCCCCGGCCGTAGGGTACGGGCAATCGTTCATTCTCCCAACCCCTGATTATGCTCGTATCACGCGGGTGACCTGGGTACGGCTCTCGTCAGTAACGCACTCATTCAACATGAATCAACGCTTTGCTGAATCAAGTTTTACCCAGACAACCAATGGCCTTACGGTAACCGCCCCACCCGATGCCAACGCCTGTCCGCCGGGGCACTACCTGCTGTTTCTCCTCGATGGGAATGGGATACCCTCAGTGGGCAACATTGTCAAGATTGGGCCCAGCAACTGCGCAGCGGCCGTGGCTCTTTCTACCGCCCCCAGAAACAGTAACAACTGTGCGGCAATGATGCGGGTATCGGCGGCGGGCACCAACCTTGGCACCGACTACCGGTGGACTATTGATGGTTACTACCAGCCCTCATACGACGGCCGCACCAGCATAGAAGTATATCTTGGCACTGAGGCCCCCTCAGCCACAGTGGCTGTAGCCGTGACGTCATCCTGCGGGGGCAGCGCGGCAACCAGCACGCAGCGAGTGACCCACTATTTTCCCAAGTGCGACTTAAAGTAA